In Corallococcus caeni, the genomic stretch TCGCTCACCACGCCGGTGAAGGGCGCGGTCACCTTCGTGCGCCCCAACTGGTCCTGCGCCAGCTTCAGCCGGGCCTGCGCATCCGCCAGCTGGCCCTCCGCCTGCGTCCGCGCCAGCTGCGTGCGTTCGAAGTCGCGGCGGGTGATGACGCCCTGCTTGACGAGGGTTTGATTGCGCCGCTCATCCGCCTTCGCCACCTGCAAGGCATTGCGCGCCACGCGCAGGGTGGAGCTGGCCGCCTGCACCTGCTCGCGCAGGGTGCCCTCGTCCACGCGCGCCAGCAGGTCCCCCTCCTTCACGGCCTGCCCCTGGTCCGCCTTCACGTCCAGGATGCTGCCGCCCACCTCCGCGCGGACGCTGGCCACCCGTCGCGCCTGGAGCGACCCGGAGATGACGGGGCCGCTCTCCAGCCGCAGGGGCTCCACGCGCACCACGTTCTCGGGCCCCAGCGACACCACCGTGGGCGCGACGGGGGCGGGCGCTTCGGAGCGCTGTCCGCAGGCGCCAGCCAGCCAGCCGGCGGCCAGCAGGGCCCCCAGCCGCGCACGCCTGCGCCAGGCACGACGTCCCGTTGTCGTTTCGGTGCGTCCCACGGCCTGCCTCCACGGCCCCCGTTGCCTGCCCCGGTCCAACCCAGGGGCGTCTTCCGGAGCCGGGTAAACGTGGTGCCGCCTCCCCGCCCGGGGAAGTCATGCCACCACCGGGCGTGAACCTGGAGAACACCCCGAGCCCGTCCCCATGGCGGGCGGGGAGCCGGGCGGACGAAGCCCTGAACGACGACGGCCTCCGTCCCCAGTGCTGGGGGCGGAGGCCGCGGAAGACAGCACGTGGGCCGGGCTTAGTGGACCGCCGCGCTGGAGCTCAGGAACGACAGCGTCAGGCAGCTCTGGTTCGCCACCTGATCCAGGAACGTCTGGCGCCCCAGCACCTCGTTGAAGGTGCGGGTGGGCGAACCGTCCGCGCGATCCGGCACGGTGAGCACGCCGCTCAGGAAGGGCGACAGGGCGCCCGTCTGGCTCACGTGGGTGAAGGGCGTGCCAATCTCATCCCCGTGGCAGCCGTCGCAGGTGTTGAGCGAGAAGACGTGGCGGGCCTGACGGTTGGGGATGGTCGTCGCGGGCTGGCTCCAGAACGGAGGGCTGGACGGGCTGGCGAACGTGGACGTCACGACGGCGCGGCCGCCCCGGAACGCGCCGGTGCTCCACGCGAGCGGGACGGTGTACGTGGGCGGCAGGGCGACGATGGCCGGCACGTTGCCGTTCACGTAGGACGGGAACAGGGTGTTCTTCGTCGCGCGGTCCGGCGTCTGGGCCACGGTGTGGCTGTTGAGCAGCCCCAGCGCGGGGCCCGGCGCGGCGAACGACGCCGGGTTGATGGTGCTGTTCCAGAGGCGGAACTCGCGCAGCTCCCAGGGCGAGCCCAGCCAGAGTTCGTTGGTGCGCACCTGGTTGATGGAGCTGCGGTTGGGCTTGCGCGGGGACAGGTCGCGTTTGGCGAACTGCTCGGTGAGGGCCTCCAGCGCCGCGTTGTACGTCGCGCTGCCCAGCGCCATGGACGACAGGGCCTGCCACTGCTGCGCGTACGTCTTGATGGACATGCAGTCGTTCTTGTCCACCCCGTACTCCAGGATGACCAGGAAGGGCACCGTGTGGCACGAGGTGCCCGTGCCCTCGGTGGCGGCGAAGATGAAGCGCCCCTCGCCCGCGCGCCCGGAGCCGTAGGCGGGGTTGTTGCCCGCCAGGTCCAGCCGGTTGACGATGGCCACCAGCTTGAAGGGCGACTTCGTCAGGTCCAGCGCGCCGCCCACCTTCGGCCACGGGTTGACGAGCTTCGTCACGATGTTCGTGCGCGGCGGGGTGGTGAAGCCGTTGACCGTCTTCGCGGCCTCCCACTGCCGCACCCACTCACGCACGAAGGTGGACGGGGCCACGCCGGTGAACGGCTGGTTGGCCATCTCCGTCATCAGGTAGTTGAACGTCCACTTGCCGTTCGGGTTGCCCACGTTGGTGCACGGGTCCCACGTGCGCGTCGGGTCCCCCACCACGGACGGCGCCCGGATGATGAGCGAGCGCGCCGGGTCCACCAGCGTCGCCAGGCCAATGGGGCGGATGGGCACGCGCTGCCCCACCGGGAACTGGGTGGACAGGGCCGCCACCGGCACGGTGCGCACCAGCTCACGGCCCTCGAACACCGCGGTCGTCAGCTGCGTCTGCGACTGGGACTGCGCCTGCGTGATGCGCTCCTGCTCCGCCTGGAGCGCCACGAAGTCGAAGGTGCCGCTGGCGAGGAAGAGCAGGTCGCCCGCCACCTCGTCACCGCCCTGGCCGTCGTCGCGGAAGAGCAGCTGCTGGGTGCCGTCCAGCATCGTCAGCGTCTTGCCCCGGAACGCCTCGTTCTGCGCGCGCTTCGCGTCCAGCTTCAGCTCGAACACGGCGGCCGTGGCCTTGCTGGCCGTGCCCTGCGGGATGGCGAACAGGGACTCCACCACGGGGCGGTCGGGCACCGCGTCGTCCTCGTCCGTCACCGAGTTCAGCGCCGCCTCCAGGTTGCCGGACGGGCCCACGGCCTGGGCGGAGGACTCCGCCGCGGGCGCGGAGGGCTCGGACGTCTCCGGGGCCGGCTGGCCACAGCCCACCACCAGCGACGAGGCCAGGAGCGCGAACGGCAGGCGCCGGCCCAGCTTCCCGGAATGCTTCCACAGCAAAGACAGCTCAGGCTTCATGGGGTGTGCTCCACTCACGACGGGGGTACCGCGACAGCCGCGCGATGGGGCGCCCTCCCCCTCACCGTTCGCGGGACCCCGGCCACCCCGGTCCCGTCCCCCTCCGTGAATGCGGAAAACGCCCCATCCCCCTCCGGTCCTTGCGACGCGGAGGCGAATGGGGCGTTCTCATAACATGAAACACCGACAATTATCGACTTCCAGATATTGTAACCTAAGCGGCTACAAGTCTGGGGTTGCCGTAACCTGTCTGGCTACAACCCGCTGGCGCCGTAGGGCGACTCGCTGATGAGGCGGGTGCCGGAATCGAAGTGGCTGGTGCTGCCGCAGTCCGGGATGGGGTTGAAGCCCGAGCACGTCACGGGCACGTGGGCGCGGGTCTCCGAGGTGAAGCAGCGGGCGCCGGCCTCGCTCCACTCGGCCTCCAGGCTCCAGGACTCGGTGTCGGCCTGGACGCCCACGCCGTCGTAGAGGTTGACCCACTGGCCGTCGATGGTGTGCGACTCGCCGTCGCCGCAGAAGTCCGCGCGCACCATGCGGGTGCAGGCCTGGTGGTGGCCCGCGAGGCTCTCGCCGTTGGCGGCGGTGGCCCAGGGCTTGTAGCCAAAGTGCATGCACTTCGCGATGGCGGCGCCCTCGCAGGCGAAGGTGAAGGCGGTGGCGTCTTCAATCTTCTCACCGCCGCCGGCCACGCCCTGGAGGTAGTTCCAGCGCCCGGCCACGGCGATGGCGGAGTTCGCCGCGCCGTTGGCGTCCTGGCACACGGAGCGCCAGCTGCCGTCCGAACCCTCGTAGGAGACCTGGTAGGACCACAGGTCGCTGTCGCCGCCGCTGCCCTGGGTGATGCTGTCCACGCGCAGGTGCAGGGTGCTGTCATCCCCCATCTTGCCGACGAAGCGCGCACCGGTGAAGTCCGTGCCCGACACGGGGGTGGTGCCGTCCAGGCCGACGAAGGCCGAGCCCTGCAGCCGCACGTTGCTCAGCGGCTTGCCGGAGGCGGAGTGGGCGCCCGCGTACGCCACGGACACCAGCATGCCGCCCAGCTCGCTGTTGTTCAGGTTGCGGCCATTGAGGTTGCGGCCATTGAGGTTGCGCCCGTTGGGAGACACGACCTCCGCCACCTGCGTGCGCAGGGAGGGAGCGTCGAGCTCCGGCGATTCCGTGCCACAGCCCACCGCCACGACGGCGAAACACGCCGCGACCACTCGCTGCAACGTCCTCATCTGGATGCCCCTTCCCGACCCCGACCCCGACCCGCACCGTCTTCCAGGGCACAAGGTCAGACCGGGGGGCGGGAGCGGCAACCGCGCCAGGCCCGTCCGGGCACTTGCAGCGTCCAGTGGCTTCCAGTTGTGAGCGCCCCCGGGGCGAGCCCGACGGTTCCCGGGGGGTTCCAGTGTCCGGTGGTGCTCAGCCGCCGGACACGGGCGCGTCCGCGCACACGCGCAGGCCCACCGTGACGTCGCGCAGCGAGGGCTCCGGCAGCTCCCGGTTGGAGGACCGCGCGCTCGTCACGTTGAAGGCGAAGCTGCCGCCCCGGGCCACCGGGCGGCCGGGCTCCAGCCACGAGCGCGTCCACTCCCACACGTTGCCCGCCATGTCGTCCGCGCCGAAGGGGCTGCGGGACGCGGGGTGGCTGCCCACGACGTCCGGGCCGAAGCCGCCCGGGTCCTTGCCGTAGGTGACGTCCACGTTGGCCTCGTCCGGGCCCAGCCGGCTGCCGTGGGGGTACTCGCGGCCGTCCACGCCGCGCGCGGCCCGCTCCCACTCCAGCTCCGAGCACAGCCGCGCCCCCGGCACCCGCCCGGACGTGGACAGCCACGTCGCGTAGGCCTCCGCGTCCGCGAAGCTGATGCCGCTCACGGGGAACTGGCGCCAGTCCTGCTCCATGCGCTGCGAGCGCCGGGCGTACCGCACGGGCTCGCCCGTCCGCGCCGTGTAGCGCACGCCGCCGGGCTGGAAGCGCAGCCGCCAGCCGGCGCCGTCCGGCTCCAGCGCCAGGCCCCCCGCGTAGCCGCCCGTGCCCACGCGGGGCTGGCGCGGGGCGCGCGACTCGGGGGGCAGGGCCTCCAGGAACTGGAGCCAGTCCGCGTACGTCGTCTCGTGCCGGGCGATGAGGAAGCCCTGCACGGGCACCGTGTGCAGCGGGGTGGCGTTGAGGAAGTCGCGCACGCTGGACTCGGCGGCGCTGCCGAAGCGCACGTCGCCCGGCGGCACGTAGGCGAACCCCGGCGGGAGCGAGCCCGCGCGCACGAGCGGCACGACGACGCTCCGCGACTCCCCGCGCGTCAGGAGCAGCGGCTGCACGGAGTCCTCGTGGCCCGGCGCGCGCACGGTGAGCTGATAAGCCCCCGGAGGCACGGTGACGTCGGCCCAGGGCAGCGCGCCCGGGGAGGGCAGGGGTTCGCCCAGGACGTCCGGCCCGCCGGCCTCGCGCGACACGGGGCGCAGCTCCGCGGAGGCATCGGGTGCGTCCACCTGGAGGGACAGGTGCGCGGGCGTGTTCCAGCGGCCCCAGCGCTCGCCGTCGACGTCGTAGAGGCGCAGGCGCTGGAGCAGCGCGGGCAGCACGGGCTCGCGCTCGCTCTCGGCCCACAGGGCGCGCTCGTAGAGGAAGTCCGCCAGCGCGTCGCGCACGTCGGTGCGGGTGGGGGCCAGCGCCAGCGCGCGCTCCAGCCGGTCCGCCACGGCGTCGAAGTGGTGGGAGAGCTGCGCCCCCTGCCCGGCCACCTTCGCCCAGGTCCGGTCGCCGTCCGCCTTGTGGCCGGTGTCGTAGAGCTGGAAGGCCTCCGCGCGCTCGGCCTGGAGCGCATCGCGTTCGCGGCGCACGGCGTCCAGCTCCGAGCCGGCCGCGGCCAGCTCCCCGCGCACGCGCGCGTTGAGGACGTGGCGCTCGCGCCACTGGAGGCCCGCGTACACGAGCCCCAGCGACGCGAGGAAGCCCAGCGCCAGCCCCAGCTTCAGGCGCCGGCTGCGCACGCCGGTGCGGCGGGACGTGCTGAGGAAGGACTGCTCGCGCTGGGTGAGCTCGGACGGCTCCAGCAGCTCCGTCTCCGCCAGCTGGCGCGGGCCCCAGAGCGATTCCCGCGCGTGGCCCAGGCGCTCCCACTGCGCGGCGGCGGCCTCCAGGCGGGCCTGCACCTCGCGGCGCTCGCCCGCCTCCACCAGCCAGCGGGCCAGCGTGGCCCAGCCGGTGAGGAGCGCCTCGTGGGCCAGCTCGTACGCGGTGCCGCCCTCCCCTTCGCGCGCCACCAGCAGGCGCGCGCGCACCAGGGCCTCCAGCGCGGCGCGGTAGCGCGGGTCGTCCCCCACGAGCTCGCGGTCCGTCTTGCGCGCGCGGGTGCCGTCCGCCGTCACCAGGCGCAGCATCACCCCGCGCGCCGCCGAGCGCTGGTCGGGCAGCAGGCGGGCCACCGCGGCGTCGGCATGGCGGGCGAGCGCGCCGGACACGCCGCCCAGCGAGTCCAGCGCCGCCTGGGTCATGACGCCCCGGGATTCATCGCGCGCGTCCCACAGCTCCGCCAGCGCGAACTGGAGCAGCGGCAGGCCGCCGTCGGAGGCCGCCGTGGAGGCGACGAGCGCGTCCACCACGCCCTCGGACTCGAAGCGCACGCCCTTCACGCGGGCGGGGCCCACGATGGCCTCGCGCGTCTCCTCCGGGGTGAGCGCGCGCAGGAGGTACAGCGCATGCGGCACCTCCGGGCCCAGGCCGGGCACGGCGGTGAGGCGGGTGAGGAAGTCACTGCGGCCGGTGGCGAGCAGCCTCAGGCCCCCGGCTGCCTCCGTGAGCGCCCCCAGCGCGGCGCCCGCGAGCGCGGCCTCCTCCGGAGGAGACAGCGTCACCAGCTCCTCCAGCTGGTCCATGTAGACGAGCAGCCCGCCCTGCGTGCCCAGCTTCGCGCGCAGCCTGCGGCCGAGCGACGTGGGGTCCTGGCGCAGCGTCTCCGCGAGCGGCTCCTCGTCCACCTCCAGCACCGGCGCGAGCGCCACGGCGAGCGCGGACACGGGCCTGCGCCCGGGCACCAGCCGCGCGGTGCGCCAGCGCCGGCCGTCCTCCAGCGCGCCGTCCGCCACGGCGGGGAGGATGCCCGCGAGGCACAGGGACGACTTGCCCACGCCGGAGTCGCCCGTCATCAGCAGGAA encodes the following:
- a CDS encoding nSTAND1 domain-containing NTPase, with product MGSPASSSPPDAWTPPEEFDEYRIVRPLGRGRTGRVYLAHDTLLERPVAVKFIPSLGSNALARFLVEARAAARIQHPNVVTLYRVGQLEDQPYLISEFIRGVSLDRLARPVPWERALGIGRDLARGLGAAHRRGVLHRDIKPGNAVLTESGEVKLLDFGLAKLLDRAEAGESSAPRAPLPPPELPADWDPESSPALGARSLDGVFLPSLPRGALVGTPYYMSPEAWAGEELSARSDVYSLGVVLYELCAGRGPFRDVPWRELSEAVRTRDVRPLLEVAPSVDPGFAAAIDKCLQRDPAQRHASAAQLLDALEALTREETPAAVPEGNPYRGLQAFEAEHRALFFGRRREQRSVLERLKAEAFLLMTGDSGVGKSSLCLAGILPAVADGALEDGRRWRTARLVPGRRPVSALAVALAPVLEVDEEPLAETLRQDPTSLGRRLRAKLGTQGGLLVYMDQLEELVTLSPPEEAALAGAALGALTEAAGGLRLLATGRSDFLTRLTAVPGLGPEVPHALYLLRALTPEETREAIVGPARVKGVRFESEGVVDALVASTAASDGGLPLLQFALAELWDARDESRGVMTQAALDSLGGVSGALARHADAAVARLLPDQRSAARGVMLRLVTADGTRARKTDRELVGDDPRYRAALEALVRARLLVAREGEGGTAYELAHEALLTGWATLARWLVEAGERREVQARLEAAAAQWERLGHARESLWGPRQLAETELLEPSELTQREQSFLSTSRRTGVRSRRLKLGLALGFLASLGLVYAGLQWRERHVLNARVRGELAAAGSELDAVRRERDALQAERAEAFQLYDTGHKADGDRTWAKVAGQGAQLSHHFDAVADRLERALALAPTRTDVRDALADFLYERALWAESEREPVLPALLQRLRLYDVDGERWGRWNTPAHLSLQVDAPDASAELRPVSREAGGPDVLGEPLPSPGALPWADVTVPPGAYQLTVRAPGHEDSVQPLLLTRGESRSVVVPLVRAGSLPPGFAYVPPGDVRFGSAAESSVRDFLNATPLHTVPVQGFLIARHETTYADWLQFLEALPPESRAPRQPRVGTGGYAGGLALEPDGAGWRLRFQPGGVRYTARTGEPVRYARRSQRMEQDWRQFPVSGISFADAEAYATWLSTSGRVPGARLCSELEWERAARGVDGREYPHGSRLGPDEANVDVTYGKDPGGFGPDVVGSHPASRSPFGADDMAGNVWEWTRSWLEPGRPVARGGSFAFNVTSARSSNRELPEPSLRDVTVGLRVCADAPVSGG
- a CDS encoding ADYC domain-containing protein, with translation MRTLQRVVAACFAVVAVGCGTESPELDAPSLRTQVAEVVSPNGRNLNGRNLNGRNLNNSELGGMLVSVAYAGAHSASGKPLSNVRLQGSAFVGLDGTTPVSGTDFTGARFVGKMGDDSTLHLRVDSITQGSGGDSDLWSYQVSYEGSDGSWRSVCQDANGAANSAIAVAGRWNYLQGVAGGGEKIEDATAFTFACEGAAIAKCMHFGYKPWATAANGESLAGHHQACTRMVRADFCGDGESHTIDGQWVNLYDGVGVQADTESWSLEAEWSEAGARCFTSETRAHVPVTCSGFNPIPDCGSTSHFDSGTRLISESPYGASGL